The Thiorhodovibrio frisius genome segment CGCGCCGAGGCTTGCTTTCGCGCCGCTCTGGCGCTCAAGGCCGAAGGCTATGCGCCGGAGGTGATCATCGCCCACCACGGCTGGGGCGAGAGCCTGTTTCTCAAAGACGTCTGGCCAGGCGCCAGGCTTGGGCTGTATTGCGAGTTCTTCTACCACCCCCAAGGCGCCGATGTCGGCTTCGACCCCGAGTTCCCGCCCAAAGACCCCGGCGATGTCTGTCGCTTGCGACTGAAGAACCTCAACAACCTCGCGCACTTTGAAATCGCCGAGGCAGGCTTGAGCCCCACGCACTATCAGGCCAGCACCTTCCCCGAGCGCTTTCGCCACCACATCCAGGTGACTCACGACGGCATCGATACCGACGCCCTGGCTCCTGACCCGGGTGTGGAACTGACCCTGACCACCGCCACCGGCGCGCAGCTCCGCTTGAGCCGGACCGACGAGGTGGTGACCTTCGTCAACCGCAACCTCGAGCCCTATCGCGGTTACCACCGCTTCATGCGTGCGCTGCCCGAGTTGCTCAAGCGCCGCCCGCAGGCGCGGGTGCTGATCGTCGGTGGCGAGGATGTGAGCTACGGCGCCCGCCCCGACCCGGCTGTTCATGGCCAAAAGACCTGGAAGCACATCTTCATCGACGAAGTCCGCCCGCACATCCCCGCTTCCGACTGGGCGCGAGTGCATTTCCTCGGCAAACTCGACTATGCCCCCTTTCTCGCCGTGCTGCGCCTGTCGCGCGTCCATGTCTATCTGACCTACCCCTTCGTGCTCTCCTGGAGCCTGCTCGAAGCCATGAGCCTGGGCTGTGCCATCGTTGCCAGCGACACCGCCCCGGTCAGAGAGGCCATCGCGCACAATGAAACCGGCCAGTTAGTCGACTTCTTCGACACCGCGGGTTTGGTTGAGGCCATCGACCAGCTGCTTGATGACCCCGGTGAACTCCTCAACCAATTTGGCTTCCTCAGCGAGGCCGAGGCCAGCTGTCGGCAAGCGCTCAGCCTGGCCCCGAAAGATCTGCGCCCCTGGGTCACGCTCGCCAATGTCGAACGCGAGCGCGGCAACCACGCCGCCGCGCACAACCACTACGCCCGCCTGCAAAGCCAGCTGCCGGATCACCCCGTCATTCGCCGCAACCTGCTGGTGGGCCAAGAATACGACCCGGCCATCAGCGATACCGAGCGCCTCACCGCCGCCCGCGCCTGGGGCGACTGGGCCATCGCCCGAGCCGGAGGGCCACGCCCGCGTCCAGCGCTGAAGCCCCTGCGCGAGCGACCCCTGCGCCTGGGCTATGTCAGTGCCGACCTGTGCCAACACACCGTCGGCCTGTTGCTCAAGCCGGTACTCGCCGCCCATGATCCCGAGCGGGTGACGGTGTTTGCCTACAGTGCTGGAACTCTCAAGGACTGGGTCAGCCAAGCCATCACCGCCAGCTGCTGCGCCACCGGCGGGGAGTTCCGCGACGTGGCAAGCCTCGACGACCCCGCCCTGGCCCAACGCATCCAAGCCGACCAGATCGACCTGCTGATTGACCTCTCCGGCCACACCGCTGGCTCGCGCCTGAGCGTCTTCGCCCACCGCCCCGCGCCGGTGCAAGTGAGCTGGCTGGGTTACTTCGCCACCACCGGCCTGACGGAGATGGATGCCGTGTTGCTGGATGCCTGGCACGCCCCACCGGGCACCGAGGATCAGTTCATCGAGCCGATCTTGCCTCTGCCGGCAGGACGCTTCTGTTATCAGCCAGTGCCCTGGGCGCCAAAGGACCTGTCACCACCGCCGGTTGCGCACAGCGCTCGGACTACCTTCGGCAGCTTCAACAACACCGCCAAGCTCAATGACGGCGTCTACGACCTCTGGGCTCAGATCCTGGCGGTGGTGCCGGATTCCCGCCTGCTCCTCAAGTGGCGCACCTTTAACGACGCGGCCTTGCGCCAGCGGGTTACCCAAGCCTTTGTGACCCGAGGCATCGCCGCCGAGCGCCTCGAGCTGCGCGGCCCCAGCTTTCATGCCGACCTGCTCAAAGAGTACGCCGAGCTGGATATCGCGCTTGATCCCTTCCCCTTCACCGGCGGCCTGACCACATGCGAAGCGCTATGGATGGGCGTGCCGGTGATCACCTGGCCGCAATCGCGCGTGGTCAGCCGTCAGACCCACGCGGTGCTGCACCAGATTGGCCTGCAAGCGCTCTCGGCCAGCGACGCCGATAGCTATGTGCGCCTGGCCGGCGAGCTGGCTGCGGACCCCGTGCGCTTGCGAGACCTGCGCCAGGGGCTCAGGGCGCAAATGCAAGCCTCCCGCTTGATGGACACGGCAGGCTTTACGCGCGGCCTGGAGGACAGCCTGATCAAGCTCTACCGGGATATTGGACGCGAGGGCAGGCGCTCTTGTTAAGCACACCCTGGCGCCGCGAGCCGCTCAGGCAATGCCTGGCGGCGGTATGAGGCGCAGCTGGGGGTGTTGGCGCGGAACCCGAGCAGTCCAGCCGGTGAATCGGCTACACTCTCACCATGACAGCCGACAACCAAGCCATCGACACCACCATGAAGAGCGACGACGACAGGCTGAGTTGATGGCGGAGAATGTTGTTCATTAGCCAAGATGCCATTAACGTTTCATCCGCACCCCGGCATGGTGTTGATCTGTGACTTCAACACGGGCTTCAAGGCTCCGGAGATGATTAAGCGGCGACCGGTGGTGGTGATCTCGCCACGCCCCCGGCGGACGAACCAGCTTTGCACCATTGTCCCCTTGAGTACCACGGCACCGAATCCAGTGGAGCCGTTTCACCATCGCATGGACCGGCGTTCGTTACCAGGGAAACTCGCCCGGAAGGAGACTTGGGCAAAGTGCGATATGCTCGCCACCGTGTCGTTGGAGAGGCTGGATCGGGTGATGGTTGGGAAGGAGCCTACCGGTAAGCGCATTTACATTGCGCAACAGGTGCTTGACGAAGACTTCGAGGCCATCCGCCGGGGTGTGATGATTGCCCTCGGGGTGATCAATCCAGCTTGATTCAAGGGTACCTGGGTATTACACTCGTGTTGTTCCCGATTAGTCGGGCTTGTAAGACTACCTTCGGGTAGCAGACCCCAGCCGGTGATGACAAGCTGGCTGGGGACTCTGATCCAAGGCTCTGCATCGCAAGGTGCAGGGCCTTTTGTCTATCTGGGAGACTGGATTGGCTCGGCAGTTCGCGGTTGCAGTTGCGGAAACATCGAATTTCCGCCCCGCGCGACCTCACCCCGCCACCATCAACCCCGCCGTATCCAACACCACATCCGCCAGCGCCCAGGCCTCCGGGTTGTGGCTGATGAAGAACTTGCGGTGGTAGCTGCCTTGCTGCAGGCGTTGGTGGGGGTGCCGGGGCAGGGTAGGGTGGTCCCCACTGCGACCGGTGAATCGGCTAAACTCAGCCCATGACAGCCGAAACCACCGCCGCGAACGACTACGACAGCCCCTGGAAAGAAGCTCTGGAGAAGTTCTTCCCGGAGTTCCTGGCGCTGCTGTTCCCGGCCATCCATGCCGAGATCGACTGGTCCAAAGGCGTGCAATTCCTCGACAAGGAGTTCCAGCAGATCGTGCGCGAGGCCAAGACGGCGCGGCGCTATGCGGATAAGCTGGTCGGCGTCACGCGCCGCGATGAGACGCCGGTGTGGGTGCTGGCCCATGTGGAAGTGCAAGGCGACCCGGAAAC includes the following:
- a CDS encoding O-linked N-acetylglucosamine transferase family protein; translation: MKILFIHQNFPGQFKHLASALVQRGHQVTAMPLRAIPPQTWQGVQLRPYQVKRGTTAGVHPWVSDFETKTIRAEACFRAALALKAEGYAPEVIIAHHGWGESLFLKDVWPGARLGLYCEFFYHPQGADVGFDPEFPPKDPGDVCRLRLKNLNNLAHFEIAEAGLSPTHYQASTFPERFRHHIQVTHDGIDTDALAPDPGVELTLTTATGAQLRLSRTDEVVTFVNRNLEPYRGYHRFMRALPELLKRRPQARVLIVGGEDVSYGARPDPAVHGQKTWKHIFIDEVRPHIPASDWARVHFLGKLDYAPFLAVLRLSRVHVYLTYPFVLSWSLLEAMSLGCAIVASDTAPVREAIAHNETGQLVDFFDTAGLVEAIDQLLDDPGELLNQFGFLSEAEASCRQALSLAPKDLRPWVTLANVERERGNHAAAHNHYARLQSQLPDHPVIRRNLLVGQEYDPAISDTERLTAARAWGDWAIARAGGPRPRPALKPLRERPLRLGYVSADLCQHTVGLLLKPVLAAHDPERVTVFAYSAGTLKDWVSQAITASCCATGGEFRDVASLDDPALAQRIQADQIDLLIDLSGHTAGSRLSVFAHRPAPVQVSWLGYFATTGLTEMDAVLLDAWHAPPGTEDQFIEPILPLPAGRFCYQPVPWAPKDLSPPPVAHSARTTFGSFNNTAKLNDGVYDLWAQILAVVPDSRLLLKWRTFNDAALRQRVTQAFVTRGIAAERLELRGPSFHADLLKEYAELDIALDPFPFTGGLTTCEALWMGVPVITWPQSRVVSRQTHAVLHQIGLQALSASDADSYVRLAGELAADPVRLRDLRQGLRAQMQASRLMDTAGFTRGLEDSLIKLYRDIGREGRRSC
- a CDS encoding RpnC/YadD family protein; the protein is MTAETTAANDYDSPWKEALEKFFPEFLALLFPAIHAEIDWSKGVQFLDKEFQQIVREAKTARRYADKLVGVTRRDETPVWVLAHVEVQGDPETVFAERMFTYHYKIRDVYQVPVASLAVLADNQNIWGKTFAKHLANIWGQARIVFPSQH
- a CDS encoding type II toxin-antitoxin system PemK/MazF family toxin → MPLTFHPHPGMVLICDFNTGFKAPEMIKRRPVVVISPRPRRTNQLCTIVPLSTTAPNPVEPFHHRMDRRSLPGKLARKETWAKCDMLATVSLERLDRVMVGKEPTGKRIYIAQQVLDEDFEAIRRGVMIALGVINPA